The following proteins come from a genomic window of Pyxidicoccus sp. MSG2:
- a CDS encoding phage baseplate assembly protein V — MMDGSAWEMVADERVPGGLGGRFYGLYPARVTDIKDPDSQGRVKVALPWAADAAGGGHYEAWARLATLMGGNNRGSWFVPDVEDEVLVGFEAGDPRRPYVVGALWNGKDAPPESMDGAGKNAKKVLRSRNGVVITLDDTDGQETLSLETPGGQKVTLKDGPGSIEVADSNGNSVKLESSGITVTASAKVTINASTAEISAGMLTVNAGMSKFSGVVQADTVITNSVVSSSYTPGAGNVW, encoded by the coding sequence ATGATGGACGGCTCGGCGTGGGAGATGGTCGCGGACGAGCGCGTGCCCGGAGGTCTGGGCGGCCGCTTCTATGGGCTGTACCCGGCGCGCGTCACCGACATCAAGGACCCGGACAGCCAGGGCCGGGTGAAGGTGGCGCTGCCGTGGGCGGCGGACGCGGCGGGCGGCGGACACTATGAGGCCTGGGCCCGACTGGCCACGCTGATGGGCGGCAACAACCGCGGCTCGTGGTTCGTCCCCGACGTGGAGGACGAGGTGCTGGTGGGCTTCGAGGCCGGAGACCCGCGCCGGCCCTACGTGGTGGGCGCGCTGTGGAACGGCAAGGACGCGCCGCCGGAGAGCATGGACGGCGCGGGGAAGAACGCGAAGAAGGTGCTGCGCTCGCGCAACGGCGTGGTGATTACGCTCGACGACACGGACGGCCAGGAGACGCTCAGCCTGGAGACGCCCGGCGGCCAGAAGGTGACGCTCAAGGACGGGCCCGGCTCCATCGAGGTGGCGGACAGCAACGGCAACTCGGTGAAGCTGGAGTCCAGCGGCATCACCGTGACGGCCTCCGCGAAGGTGACCATCAACGCCAGCACCGCGGAGATTTCCGCCGGCATGCTCACCGTCAACGCGGGCATGTCCAAGTTCAGCGGCGTGGTGCAGGCGGACACGGTCATCACCAACAGCGTCGTCAGCTCTTCCTATACGCCGGGCGCGGGGAACGTATGGTGA